In Triplophysa rosa linkage group LG2, Trosa_1v2, whole genome shotgun sequence, the genomic window TTTCTGCCAAGATATCATGTGtctgaatgttttgtttcatcTCTCCTGCTGCAGGACTCTGTTCGCCTCCTGGCTGTTGAGGCCGGCGTCAGCATTGCCACCCTGTTGCCCCAAGAAGATCTGGAAGCTCTGGTTATGCCCACCTTACGCCAGGCAGCAGAAGACAAGTCCTGGAGGGTTCGCTACATggttgcagacaaattttctgATGTAAGAAAAGAAATCTTGTGTTATGTTTAATTATTTGCAGATTTAATCAATTTTAGCAATGACTTGTTTTACGACCAACAATATTTGTTATACAATGTGTTTTGGCCTAATAGGAACGGCACAGTTTGTCACATCAGACAATTACACGATGAATCTTAGTAGTTAAATAATTCTTGTCAACAGTTTGTCAGTAATTTCAGTTATTTAGGGTTAATTAACATGCATGGGACAGTTACGGAGGATGAGAACAGTTTACTCAATTTGCAATTTGACCTAAATCCAGCTGTCTTTCATATTAGTTAGTTAGTAATGTCATCAGGTGGTTGTGGATTATCCTGAGCCGCATGAAATGTTGGATATTTTGTGGCAAACTTAAAGGCCATCCACACGGAGACGCGGTTAGCTGTATACGTAAAGATTTTATATCGTATTGGCCTTTTTCGTCCACACGGATCTGCCGTTTTCGGAGCCTGAAACGGCTATTTCTTGAAACCAGGTCCCAGAgtggataaatctgaaaacgGTACGCTTGCGTTTTCGTGTGTACAGCCGATCCGTATATTTTCTaaaacgatgatgtcatcaccccaGCGCGCAAAGTTTATGCGCATGCTGCAAATCTTCTCCATTTTTAGTGTATCTCTGGCAGAATTACAGAAAATTTCCTTTGAAAGGGGTAAAGGCTTCGTGTGGATGCGGCCTTAATGTTAAATGCTTTGATGCAAATCCGTAGAAAAAGCCTGGGTAAAGGGTACATCCCACTTAGTGTTAGAACAGCCCTGACTGCATTCTAGCATGCGTCAGAAGTACCTTTGTCTCTTTGTAATGTGCAGTCTGCAGAAAATACTGCAGTGTTGCTTTGAAATGGAAATTAGAAATGTAAAATGTCACGCTTGTCTTTAAATTTGTAGCTGCAGAAGGCAGTGGGTCCAGAAATCACGAAGAATGACTTGGTGCCAGCCTTCCAGAACCTTCTGAAGGATTGTGAGGCTGAGGTTCGAGCAGCTGCTGCGAACAAGGTTAAAGGTGAGCTAAGGCCCCAAAGCAGTTTTAAATTTAAGAACATCACCACTGTTAATCAGGGTTGCTCAAAACACAATTACAATTTTTTGCACATTGCAAAGGCAAATCTGGAGTTcattttaaaagacatttataaatgagagctttatggcaagccgaattagcttttaatgaTTCTCAGGATATGcgtttttgatatcaacaattcaatttttactagtaaaagttatcattcttgatatcaagaattgaatttctactagtaacaattgctatttttgatatcagtaattgcattttcactagtaaaaatgtgaattcttgatatcaacaatgacgtcatcactcgcagaaatgtgtattcttgatatcaaaaattgaatttcaactagtaacaaacgtaattcttgatatctgtaattgtatttttactagttaaatatcacaataggctgccattcaaattcaatttcagatatcaataattcatttcttacatgttaaaaatcttatttcagatatcagaaatgcaGTTCTTatagtaaaaacataatttttgatatcaataattactttcttacatgtaaaaatgccaatttctgatatcaagaattcaatttttactagttgaaatgttcattcttgatatctgtaaatgAATTTTAACATGTTGAATTTGGTATTTCTGATATCAGGAAATATATTTCAGACATCAATAAATCTGAGAGTAATTGTAGATATCTAAAATGGCTTTCTTACTAGTAACAATcacattgttgatatcaagaattaacattgtcactagtgaaaatgtaattattgataTCAGAAATTGGCATTTTTACATGTAGTAATTCAATTGTTCATATCAAGAATAGACATTGCCACTAGTAACCAcacaattgttgatatcaaaaattatgttttttactagtaagaattgcatttctgatatctgaaataagatttttaacacgTAAGAAACGAATTActgatatctgaaattgaatttgaatggcagcctattgtgatatttaactagtaaaaatgcaattacagatatcaagaatgacgttttttactagttgaaattcaatttttgatatcaagaatgcacatttctgcgagtgatgacgtcattgttgatatcaagaattcacatttttactagtgaaaatgtaattactgatatcaaaaatagcaattgttactagtagaaattccattcttgatatcaagaattataatttttactagtaaaaattgaattgttgatataaaaaattcatatcctgagaatgattaaaagacatttataaatgagAGCTTGGCTTTTGTGTGTTAAACGCAGATAGCTGTTGTGCTCTTCAATAGCATATAAGACTTTAAAATGGTATCAAAATTAGTATTGAAATCCTAAAACTATTGGTATCAGCTGCTGAAATTTTGGTATTGAGACAtctctcattttatttttctcgtCATCAGAATTCTGTGAAAATTTACCAGAGGACAGCAGAGAGACCATCATCATGACACACATTCTCCCCTGTGTTAAGGTAAGAAGCATTTCTTAAGGGTTGTTGTTTGTGTCAAACAACAACATCTCTGCAGTCACGTATCAAACAGAGTGTTGAACACGTACCCCTGATCCACATTGTCACAGCACACATCACAATGAATTGTTGTACAGTGCCAATCCTGGATCAGTTACAGGCTGATAACTCAGCAGCTGTTCTCTAAGCACCTAAGACTTAAACAAGATCACATTAACATAGTGTCATTGTGTCTTTACTAGTGGTCGACCGATATATTGCAGGGGCCGAAATCTTTCCGTTTGGCCGGTAGATTCTCCGGTTTGGTCACGTTAGcgcattatttattttatagtgcATTTTGTTAGGAAGATGGCTACACTCGACCCCACGCGGCTCCCCACAGACCGGTTGGCGCACGACACCAAATCACAACCTGAGAGCAGACTGCTTCATATGCTTTAAAAATGCTCCCCCAGCACGCCGGTGCCACGCTGTCCGGCCTACATGGCACCGAACTAAATCAAACACTTACAAACAAGACGCTGTTTCCCCCAGCACTCTGGAACCTGTCACTCTAATCCCAGCATGAGAGCTGTGTGGTTATGTCGTGTGTGAGGTGAACGAGACCGAGACACGTACACTGTATGTTAAGTAATAATACGTTAGCATtcctatatatttttatttaatatccaCCGCATTTAACTGTCCACGATAACTTCATGTGTGGACTGGAGTGTACGTTTAAAAATGCTCCAAACAGACATAAATCAAAAACAGACATAAACCCtaagtattatttttgtttaacttAGTACGTTTCACTTTCTTAAATTAGGTCTgagtaaaataactttttatttgTGAAATGATTTATTTGTACCGTAACTACATATTAATATTAAGGAATTACATTCTGTTTTTGTCATTATGCACTTTATCTATAATCTTCAATTGGATTAAAGAAGCAGTAAAACAGTTCAACAAAAAAGATGCACTAATTGTCAGTATTGAAGTGTTACCTCAttaaagaaattaagaaatattgcataaatattatgcaaaatgaatgttcattttgtttcactaattttttgtatgtttcaCATTTACTATAATTACATTTCTTATATCGGCCTATCAGCCACATTGCTTTCTCAATATCGGCATCGGACATTAAAAAACCCATATCGGTCGACCACTAGTCTTAACTCTGACCTACTAACTGAGATACTTTAAATGCCATCAGGTCACTTTCTGTGTAATTTTTTCAGGCATCCCTAGTTTGtattaaaattgttcaaaattgcTAAGTTTGTTTGTACTGGCATACATAAATCAGTTTGCTTCATATCAAGAACGGCTttgatcaaaattaaaagattgcatggtttatttttgtaaataggAACTTGTCTCCGACACAAATCAGCACGTGAAATCTGCTCTGGCTTCAGTCATCATGGGCCTTTCAACCATCTTAGGCAAAGACAACACCATCGAGCATCTGCTTCCTCTTTTCCTGGCCCAGCTAAAAGATGAGGTAAGCCttctgcgtgtgtgtttgtgtgagacaGGTCTGGCTGAAGTAATTTGCGTCATGTTCCAGTCACAGATGAGATGTCTGTGCGACTGGCCACTTTGATCCCAGCAAGGTGAGACTTTGCTAATGCTAGCCTTTTAGTGGAAAGCAGGAAGCATTGAAGTGAGAGATGAATGGACGAGTGCAGCACACTATCTTTCGTCTCATCTCTTTATTTAGTGGCTCTTTTTTTTGCGCTCTGCCATCTGAATTGTGATCCGTCTCTTTTTCAAGCTGTTAGCGAGAAGTCTTTGAACATCTGTCAGTTACGTTGACTAAACGAAATAAATAGAACAAAGCAAGCTCTTGGACTGCTGCTTGCATTGAtctgttttaaaagaaaagttcacctaaaaatgaaaattctgtcattatttgctcaATTTGagttccacaaaagaacaaaagtagatattttggaAGCATTTACAATTGTAGCTCGTAGTAACTAGGGGCTCTGTAGCtccaaaaatacatttctgtttgAAGTAAAGAAGTAGTTTCATGTTTCTTGTTGTTTCCTGCACCATTGTTCAGGAAATAAACTTCTTGAACTTTTTGAAGTTGTGTTTAAAGTGAAATATTggaagaagaaaaaacatttggTTACTGTTATGTTAAATTATGTCCATTTCCTTTAGTGTCCTGAGGTTCGCCTTAACATCATCTCCAACTTGGACTGTGTGAATGAGGTCATTGGAATCCGCCAGCTTTCCCAATCACTGCTGCCTGCTATCGTCGAACTGGCCGAGGATGCCAAGTGGCGTGTTAGACTGGCCATCATCGAGTACATGCCCCTTCTGGCCGGACAGCTGGTGAGTCCCGACCCTCAATGTCCCAGAAGGCTTGATCCTAAAACATAGAATGGAAAGTTCCATTGGTCAAGCCTTACTCTTCAGTCTCTCTTAACACTTAAAGCATTTTAACTGATTATCCTGTTAGCTTATTGCACTCATGTCGAGTGTTGAGTGGTGTAACATGaggttttctgtgtcttttctGCTGTTTCCAGGGTGTAGAGTTCTTCGATGAGAAGCTAAATTCTCTGTGTATGGCGTGGCTCGTTGATCATGGTATGTTACATATGAGCAACTCGAATGTATGTGTATGACAATAATTTGATGCAGATCTGGGCTTCCTGTGCTGCTTTATTACTTAATATTGTGCTCATCAAGCCATTTCATGGGGTCTTTAAACACAATTTGAAGTTACCTTTTTGTAGTAGTATATAGATTGCCTCAAGTTTTAGACATGGACTTGAATGTGCCAACCTCCAAATTTGATTGATTGGTGTCTTTAACGGAAGTGGTGACTCAAAGAACAAGATAAATATCAAAAGTAATATGAAAGATAATATTAGCGTTATAAAATGCATCCACATATCCTTTAAATATCAATTGAGTATAAATCAGCATGTACATCATTTAATGAATCTAAACCTCCTGTATGTCTATGATGGCATCTGTCTGTACACTTACTTGTTGGATTTTGTAATCCTCAGTATATGCCATCAGAGAGGCCGCCACATGTAACCTGATGAAGCTGGTGGAGAAATTCGGAGCAGAGTGGGCACAGAATACCATAGTACCCAAAGTACTGGGCATGGCCAATGACCCGAACTACCTGCACAGGATGACTACCCTTTTCTGCATTAATGTGAGTCATTGATTTTAACCTACTCAAACAGCTGCTGAGAaacatgttttacattatataatttttGTAGACTGCAAGAAATCCATGACATGGCATTTATGGCTATAAAACGTTtgtttgatattagtactgcagtGCTGTTTTAGGACACAGTAACACCTTGGTTAATAAATTCCTCAATTTTTAGGCTTTGTCTGAGGCGTGTGGCCAGGAGATTACCACCAAACACATGCTTCCTGTAGTTTTGAAGATGTCCAATGACCAGGTGGCTAATGTACGCTTCAACGTGGCCAAGTCTCTACAGAAGATTGGACCTGTCTTGGACAGCAAGTATGTGATGTGATGCTTAAAATATGCAAGCACTTTGATTCAATCCTGTATCAGTTGTATCTTTTTCACTAATGTAGCTTCACGTTGCTAAtgggttttgtttttacagcTGTCTGCAAACAGAAGTGAAACCGGTGCTAGAGAAATTGGCATCAGATCTGGACATAGATGTCAAATACTTTGCTCAAGAGGCCATCAGTGGTGAGTGTGGCAtctgttgttaaataaaaatagagcAATAAAAGCACCGTTTCCATTATTTTCTGATTCCTTACTGCAATCTACCTCTATAGTGTATCCCTAACTTTGAGATTAAGCACCTTGAGAACCTCTAAAAACTTTCCAAACGTTATTAAAGAGATATCTGAAATGATGCCTGGCCTCTGTAGGATTCTGTATGTTTGAAAACGCTATTTTACATCATGCTGCTAAAAAACAACTCCCTACCTTCAATTAAACCTCACAATACACTTGCCTTTGCTTAAACCTTTTTGCTTCCTTCATGCAGTTCTGGCCCTGGCCTAATGTACCTTCTTGCTGAATGTGAGATCCACCTCAAGCTGACCTCCATTGTATTTATTGACGTCCAGAATCATCTACTGGACCATATGTGGAGaatcaatgtgttttgttcCTTCTCAGTGGAAATGTTTTCGGGAAACTTGGCTTCTCAGTGTTTTGTTCGACTGTAACACTTAATCCTCAGCCGTGAATGAAATATCACGACAATACAGTCTTGCTTCATACCCCGCAATAATGCTGCTGTTCCCCTCTTGCTGTGTCTTCAACTTCCTCATCATCAGCATGGGGTCACGCAATTCGATGGTGTTTTACTATTCGTGTAACAATATAATGACTACTTGGCCATTATTGCTTCATTTAGGGACAATATTTTATTGGATGTTGTAAATTCAGTCGTCCATTTCATCTGAACCATATTGCTTTTAGTACTGCTTTTAAGTATGGCTTGAGTTTTGACCCATGCATGCATAAAGCATGGTGAAAATCACTACGGCAACTATCTTTTAATTCTGTATCCTGTATCTTACACTGACTGTTGTTGAACTAGGAGCACTGAAAGCACTAGACGCATGTCTGTTATTTAGTGGCATGCTTCGATACTTTTCTCCAATTCTTAACAATGCTTATCTTCTTAAAGGGACCATGACAAATCTTACATCCTTCCTGTAACTGTAATAACAGGATAGGCACTCATAAATGGCCCTTTTAACTTTCTGTGCCATTTGACCATGTTGCAcgcttttttttgtgaaattttttttttttttttaaacttgtcATTTATATGAACACATCTGCAGGCCTCTTGCGCACAGGTTACATATGCCATCAGTATATTTTGAGTCTCATTGACCACAGGGGACGTTTACGAACGTTCTCCCATGTTCCCAATTAACCCATTTGCTCTGTCTGTGATGTTGACTGTCCAATTCCTCTTCAGCTTCATAGTGCAGTCAGTAAAGTAGTATATTCTGTGTTATGAGTGTCATTAGAATGTGCTTTGAGTTTTATATGAATATGGTCACATTGCCCTTGATAGAAAAGGAAACTCAATAAAGAACATTATATAACCCCATTTCACTGTGTGGACCTTATGTCATCCATCAAGTCGTATACAGAACGGGAAATGCAATGTATCTGCTGAAAAATATGAATGCTAATGGGTAAGGTTAGAGCATCTTGACTTGGGTTAGGGCTGAATAGAGTTTACACTGCTCTAAACTCCCACCAGCCTCTTCACAGCTATATTGCACTGTGACTGTCACCGAACAGTCCATGCTGAAATGTGTGACAcaaactgttaaaatcagaCTGGAATGATCAGGAACattgttaaaaatatgcttGATGCTCTTTTCTAAAGTTTGAATCTGTGGCACTCCTGACTTATATATGTTGGTGAGGACTTATTTTAGGTACTAACCTGTGCAGTGCCATTATGACCCACATCTGGCACATTTTTTTGGTCCTCTTGCATGGTCGAATTGCTTATCCTATAATGTCACAGATAGCAGCCAAAATGAAAGCAGGTTGCTGATCTTATGGTCGTATAGGTGATGTATTTCTGGACTAGTCACAGAAAATGTACACTGAGGGTGCCTCGTCTCCCAGATAATCTGTTTGCCACcaaatataaatgttactgaCTCGCACTTAAACCGTttgtatacactgtaaaaaaacggataaagtactgggagaaaattaccagtacattttactttattttacggacatttccgttaatgctaaaatgtaaaatacaggtaaaacgactgtaaaaatgaatatggaaaattccttcatattaatacagtatattgtgccctatttttacagattttttttagagtgtaggaaTGGTTAGCCAGTTAAATATTGAAGTCATTTTAGACATGAAGTCAtgaagtatatatatttttgttttaatgcacaAATTGAGAATAATTTGATTACCATGTTGGGtagttttgtttaataaataaatgcatttaattccAATTACATTGAAAAGAACCAACTAGCAGGGTTTACttaattgtgaccctggacaacaaaaccagttttatgggtcaatttttcgaaattgagatttttacataatctgaaagctgaataaataaactttctatagatatatgagttgttagaataggacaatatctggctgagatactaccgtttaaaactctggaatctgagagagcaaaaaaatcaaaatattgagaaaattgcctttgatgttgttaatcaggggcactgtggcagaccatccactcacaaaaataaagttttgatatatttaaggtaggaaatttacaaaatatcttcatggaacatgatctttacttaatatcctaatgatttttggcataaaagaaaaatcaataattttgacccacacaatgtatttttgtcttttactaaaaatgttcccgtgctacttaagactggttttgtgatccagggtcacaattttGTTATATTCATTTGTATAATTTTTGCACACCgttttttagattaaaatgttcataaaattgtttcaagtttttgcacacaggTTTAGATTTACTTGACCACCAAAACATTTTAAGCAAAATTTACTTTGAAAAAATAGTAGGATTTGCTTACATTTTTGCACACCATTTTTTAGTGTATTAAAATTAAGTAGATTTGTGTGATTTGATCAAAATTCTACACCCTTGAACTTCCTACAACTAGGTCTAACAGGTTGCAAGAGCATGGTCGTGGCTTTGAGCATTTGTTCTATCAAGGTTGTTATTCGTGGAGTCTGAATTGTATAGATGCTGCTGTTGTGCCTGTCGTTGAACAGTTAACAGCTGGAACATCACGACTCACCTTTTGAGTGTTTGTGCTTTTCTAACTCGTTCTAATCATCAGGGGAAATTAACTGGCTCTTAACGGCATGCAACACTCCTCTATAACAGCTCTGTTGTTATGTCTTTATGCTATTGAGACAAAACATGCTGATATATCTACTTACCATCTGGTCCTCTGGGAACTAcgttttatttactattaaataaTGTCTGTTTTGAGGTGTACAcaatttttgcaatattttCTTACAGTATACAAACCAGTGACTAACAGATTGCAAGCTCCTGTTAAATTTAGTATTGAAGGTTGCATTTTAAGCCTGCCTGTTTGCtgcatattaatatattatccTTGTGTGTAGTTtgtagtttttacatttttcatatatttgtaCATtcatcaaataataataatagatgaTCGTTAATAATTGAAATCATTACAGTTTATTACAAATGTAATAAactactgtaaatactgtaaataatactatacatactgtaaatactaCTAGTAAATTAATTCTGTTTGTAAATAACAAATGTGACTGGGAAATATGATTGATTATgcagatattttatttgtttatcacATTTTGCATTGCATGGCATGGC contains:
- the ppp2r1ba gene encoding protein phosphatase 2, regulatory subunit A, beta a — its product is MAGADSDDSLYPIAVLIDELRNEDVQLRLNSIKKLSTIALALGVERTRTELLPFLTDTIYDEDEVLLALAEQLGNFTMLVGGPEYVHCLLPPLESLATVEETVVRDKAVESLRKISHEHSPVDLEVHFEPLVKRLASGDWFTSRTSACGLFSVCYPRVSSTVKAEIRQHFRTLCSDDTPMVRRAAASKLGEFAKVLELEYVKSDIISLFTALASDEQDSVRLLAVEAGVSIATLLPQEDLEALVMPTLRQAAEDKSWRVRYMVADKFSDLQKAVGPEITKNDLVPAFQNLLKDCEAEVRAAAANKVKEFCENLPEDSRETIIMTHILPCVKELVSDTNQHVKSALASVIMGLSTILGKDNTIEHLLPLFLAQLKDECPEVRLNIISNLDCVNEVIGIRQLSQSLLPAIVELAEDAKWRVRLAIIEYMPLLAGQLGVEFFDEKLNSLCMAWLVDHVYAIREAATCNLMKLVEKFGAEWAQNTIVPKVLGMANDPNYLHRMTTLFCINALSEACGQEITTKHMLPVVLKMSNDQVANVRFNVAKSLQKIGPVLDSNCLQTEVKPVLEKLASDLDIDVKYFAQEAISVLALA